In Eupeodes corollae chromosome 3, idEupCoro1.1, whole genome shotgun sequence, a single genomic region encodes these proteins:
- the LOC129949322 gene encoding ubiquinol-cytochrome-c reductase complex assembly factor 1 produces the protein MLYQRALCTLVNTKHTLPAISQFSQLHLYSPRTNAGSGLVTVQQPIKKCSPLIPLSSTAATYATDVYHAKASNEEGLLKKVLKKVGFAHNSKSRLRVCSHILYESVADKINYLKFFEYFNLPNTFNSWFLVTELHVWMLLVRAMVEGPEAGEDGRFLRNAIVEAMWSDVNTRAKKLGAQNPSRTRAQIETMSEQFQAALIGYDEGITSDDRVLAGAIWRRFFEMKCDDFTKLATLVRYVRQQIHMLDRLSREEFLVKPKIPWLDLEKDTLNIKPK, from the exons atgttgtatcAAAGAGCACTGTGCACGTTGGTCAACACAAAACACACTTTGCCAGCT ATTTCACAATTCTCGCAATTGCACTTATATTCACCGCGTACTAATGCTGGGTCTGGGCTAGTTACGGTACAACAACCCATCAAAAAATGTAGTCCACTGATACCACTCAGTTCTACCGCTGCCACTTATGCCACCGATGTGTACCATGCCAAGGCCAGCAATGAAGAGGGACTCCTGAAGAAAGTCCTCAAGAAAGTCGGATTTGCCCACAACTCGAAATCT CGTCTTCGAGTTTGCAGTCACATTTTATACGAAAGTGTCGCTGACAAAATCAACTACCTAAAATTCTTTGAGTACTTTAATCTACCGAACACTTTCAACTCCTGGTTCCTGGTCACAGAGCTGCATGTATGGATGCTCCTAGTGCGTGCCATGGTTGAGGGCCCAGAAGCAGGAGAAGATGGTCGTTTTCTGCGGAATGCAATAGTCGAAGCTATGTGGAGTGATGTCAATACCAGAGCTAAAAAGCTTGGG GCTCAAAATCCATCTCGAACTCGGGCACAAATCGAAACTATGTCGGAACAATTTCAAGCTGCTCTGATAGGCTACGACGAAGGTATCACGAGCGATGATCGTGTTTTAGCTGGAGCCATTTGGAGACGTTTCTTTGAAATGAAATGTGACGACTTTACCAAATTAGCGACCCTAGTTAGATATGTGAGACAGCAAATCCATATGTTGGATAGACTATCGAGGGAAGAGTTTCTCGTCAAGCCGAAAATTCCTTGGTTAGATCTGGAGAAGGACACTTTAAACATCAAACCTAAGTGA
- the LOC129950023 gene encoding uncharacterized protein LOC129950023 gives MLLFSACILLPILHLGNSQSLTSGIHRTQAATERVNDLWCYQCDTMDDGEACSDLLAKNTSTSLIKKCKADEFVCMVKRFSYTTSTENMTSNPKMWSLDRRCSVNCEAGCIIIGERTKLYACTSCCEKALCNIGRGSGSTILDISFTHYLFLGLLLSGTYQLN, from the exons atgttgttgttttctgcgtgtATCCTTTTACCGATTCTTCATTTAG GTAATTCTCAGTCGCTTACGAGCGGAATACATCGCACTCAAGCTGCAACAGAACGAGTTAATGACTTGTGGTGTTATCAATGTGATACTATGGACGATGGAGAAGCCTGCTCTGATTTACTCGCGAAGAACACATCGACCTCGTTGATTAAAAAATGCAAAGCTGATGAATTTGTGTGTATG GTTAAACGCTTTTCTTACACCACCAGCACAGAGAACATGACAAGTAATCCCAAGATGTGGTCATTGGATCGACGTTGTTCGGTGAATTGTGAAGCCGGCTGCATAATCATTGGCGAACGAACGAAGTTGTATGCCTGCACATCGTGCTGTGAAAAGGCTCTTTgcaatatcggacgtggtagtgGCTCAACAATACTCGATATCTCCTTTACACACTATTTATTCCTCGGTCTCCTTTTGAGCGGAACATATCAACTGAATTGA